Proteins encoded within one genomic window of Aquarana catesbeiana isolate 2022-GZ linkage group LG03, ASM4218655v1, whole genome shotgun sequence:
- the LOC141134669 gene encoding olfactory receptor-like protein OLF3 yields the protein MKECFNNTSITFYILAFSTSKAGGLVLFTGVLLMYLMTVTGNLLITTLICLVPRLHTPMYFFLCNLSIVDVMYVSSILPKLLSVTLTNAKAMSFSGCIAQTCFLVLSVVCDMLVLTAMSYDRYVAICKPLQYHLIMNRIVCTIVAISIWLIAIINSVKYGIITSVLSFCSPQNLDHFYCDLKTLYTVTTSDTSSREILIIVDDIFLAFIPFSLVLISYVYIISSIMKISSSAGRVKAFSSCTSHITTVILFYGPAIIHYADSEAGLSKEGDKVMSLIYMALVPMLNPVVYTLRNKEVLGAIKKLQPVTNKLMYNIFV from the coding sequence atgaaggagtgTTTCAACAACACATCAATCACATTCTATATTCTAGCATTCTCCACCTCCAAAGCAGGAGGACTTGTGCTTTTTACTGGAGTTCTGCTAATGTATCTGATGACAGTGACTGGGAACTTGCTTATTACGACATTGATCTGCCTGGTGCCCAGGTTGCACACCCCTATGTATTTCTTCCTATGTAATCTCTCCATTGTAGATGTCATGTATGTCTCTAGTATTCTTCCAAAGCTCTTGTCAGTAACACTAACAAATGCCAAAGCAATGTCTTTTTCAGGATGCATAGCTCAGACTTGCTTTCTTGTCTTATCTGTTGTTTGTGATATGTTGGTGCTGACCGCCATGTCTTATGATCGGTATGTTGCCATCTGTAAGCCTTTACAGTATCATCTGATAATGAATAGAATAGTTTGCACTATAGTGGCCATTTCCATTTGGCTTATAGCCATTATTAATTCAGTAAAATATGGCATCATTACTTCCGTATTATCTTTTTGTAGCCCCCAGAACCTTGATCATTTTTATTGTGACCTAAAAACACTGTACACAGTCACCACTAGTGACACTTCCAGCAGGGAAATACTTATAATTGTGGATGATATTTTTCTTGCATTTATACCCTTTTCTTTGGTTCTGATTTCCTATGTGTATATTATCTCCTCCATTATGAAGATAAGTTCATCAGCTGGTCGTGTCAAAGCATTCTCTAGCTGTACCTCTCACATCACTACCGTCATATTGTTCTATGGCCCGGCTATCATACACTATGCTGATTCAGAAGCTGGACTCTCTAAAGAGGGTGATAAGGTGATGTCACTGATCTATATGGCTCTGGTCCCAATGCTGAACCCTGTAGTTTATACCTTAAGAAATAAAGAGGTTTTAGGAGCAATAAAAAAGCTTCAACCAGTCACAAACAAGCTTATGTATAATATTTTTGTATAA
- the LOC141134010 gene encoding olfactory receptor 5AR1-like, with translation MDQCQNNTIQGFYIMGFTASGTATYLKFTGFLLMYVIALTGNMLIALLVCKAPQLHTPMYFFLSNLSIIDATYVSAILPKLLSLTLTDYREISFKGCITQLYFFVFCADAEICILICMAYDRYVAICSPLHYSMTMRKSVCAIMSGCSFVASVLNSLLLTLLTSTLSFCSSHNISHFFCEIRSLIILSSSETTSTEMVLFVEDICFIFFTFLIIMVSYVCIIYNVLKICSSAGRLKTFSSCTSHLINVILFYAPIIFLYIKPRPKDSKEEDPLVSLLYVAVVPTLNPFVYTLRNKEVIGIIVRITKIKSSR, from the coding sequence ATGGATCAATGccaaaacaatacaatacaaggATTTTACATTATGGGGTTCACTGCTTCTGGAACTGCAACTTATCTTAAATTTACTGgatttttgttaatgtatgttatAGCATTGACTGGAAATATGCTTATTGCATTGTTGGTCTGCAAGGCACCTCAACTGCACACCCCTATGTATTTCTTCTTGTCAAATCTCTCCATTATAGATGCCACATATGTATCCGCCATTCTTCCAAAGCTTTTATCCCTCACTTTAACAGACTATAGGGAGATCTCCTTCAAGGGCTGTATCACCCAGCTGTATTTCTTTGTATTTTGTGCTGATGCAGAGATTTGTATTCTGATTTGTATGGCTTACGATCGATATGTTGCTATTTGTTCTCCATTGCACTATTCAATGACAATGAGAAAAAGTGTATGTGCTATTATGTCTGGTTGCTCATTCGTTGCCAGTGTCTTGAATTCATTACTCTTAACTTTACTTACATCCACACTATCTTTCTGCTCCTCTCACAATATCAGCCATTTCTTTTGTGAAATACGATCACTGATAATACTTTCTTCTAGTGAGACTACCAGCACAGAAATGGTTCTCTTTGTGGAAGACATCtgttttatatttttcacatttctCATTATTATGGTCTCCTATGTTTGCATTATTTACAATGTTTTGAAGATTTGTTCTTCTGCAGGCCGGCTCAAGACATTTTCTTCCTGCACCTCCCACCTTATCAATGTTATATTATTTTATGCACCAATCATTTTCTTGTACATAAAGCCCAGACCCAAAGATTCTAAGGAAGAAGATCCTCTGGTTTCTTTGCTTTATGTGGCTGTTGTTCCAACCCTGAATCCATTTGTATACACTTTAAGAAACAAAGAGGTCATAGGAATTATTGTAAGAATAACTAAAATAAAATCAAGCAGATAA